Proteins encoded by one window of Thermococcus sp. Bubb.Bath:
- the cas6 gene encoding CRISPR-associated endoribonuclease Cas6 has protein sequence MRIKIELNSDERFPEWAIGKHAIQAMVYTHLNGTPYESLHDRRGFKFFCFSDVFPSGPFGPEKKTLLISSPDEAFIETLYEKLLPNERLYLGKHALNVLSIKKFSLMPKRAFITGSPVVLRAPQNGRFFTFHHHRSLEYFIERLTENALVKYSAFTGENFHLDGPLFTRLVPRVRRKGWFDIYVRVNIRGRYFDVPGTTWEYLEAPIDESNRDFYAFIMDAGIGELNSLGFGFLNPKKEGKRGR, from the coding sequence ATGCGGATTAAAATAGAGCTCAACTCTGACGAGAGGTTTCCGGAATGGGCCATAGGCAAGCACGCGATTCAGGCGATGGTGTACACCCACCTCAACGGCACCCCCTACGAGAGTTTACACGACAGGAGGGGCTTCAAGTTCTTCTGCTTCTCCGACGTCTTCCCCAGCGGCCCCTTCGGGCCCGAGAAGAAAACCCTCCTCATAAGCTCCCCCGATGAAGCTTTTATTGAGACCCTCTACGAGAAGCTTTTACCGAACGAGAGGCTCTACCTCGGAAAGCATGCCCTCAACGTCCTCTCAATTAAAAAGTTCTCGCTGATGCCGAAGAGGGCCTTCATAACCGGCTCCCCGGTTGTCCTCCGCGCCCCCCAAAACGGCCGCTTCTTCACCTTCCACCACCACAGGAGCCTGGAGTACTTCATCGAGAGGCTCACCGAGAACGCCCTCGTCAAGTACTCGGCCTTCACGGGCGAGAACTTCCACCTCGACGGGCCGCTCTTCACGAGGCTCGTGCCCAGGGTGAGGAGAAAGGGCTGGTTCGACATTTACGTCCGGGTGAACATCAGGGGGAGGTACTTCGACGTTCCCGGAACCACCTGGGAGTACCTTGAGGCACCAATTGACGAGTCCAACAGGGACTTCTACGCCTTCATAATGGACGCCGGGATCGGCGAGCTCAACAGCCTCGGGTTCGGGTTTTTGAACCCGAAGAAGGAGGGCAAGCGGGGGCGGTGA